One Fibrobacter sp. UWEL DNA window includes the following coding sequences:
- a CDS encoding complex I subunit 1 family protein: MDIIESKTWVEWLITIAKFAFCFVPVLYILLLIPMERRGAGFMQDRQGPNRSYIKFPVFGKVRLFGYVQNMCDGTKLFFKEMFAPKGSSKFLYYLGPAIPFAIVFLSPCVIPWFGPLAFEWGGKAVNISGSILDSDVGILLLFGLSSLSAYGAVLSGWASKSKYSYLGSLRTSAMTVSYEVCQGLSMMGLLVLAGSFNLTDIVSWQEHHVWGIVAQPVAFFCFLIATIAETGRAPFDVAEGEPELVAGYHTEYGAMQFGMFYMGEYAHICIASFLVATLFLGGYSVPFVTTETMQAHMGGTLAVLCGVLAFLALAFLHMVHRYSKKLRASKQSNKMVILQEYKLYNLVGGIAAVVFVAAAICAWMFYTPEIAHTASGANTLATALGTAVIHLLVLVVKSVMFCWVWIWVRWTLPRFRYDHVMHLGWKIILNIAILNLIVTAVVAKLVGGSN; the protein is encoded by the coding sequence ATGGATATTATCGAATCCAAAACTTGGGTTGAATGGCTGATCACGATCGCAAAGTTCGCCTTCTGCTTCGTGCCGGTCCTCTACATCCTTCTCTTGATTCCTATGGAACGCCGTGGCGCCGGCTTTATGCAGGACCGTCAGGGACCTAACCGTTCCTACATCAAGTTCCCCGTCTTCGGTAAGGTTCGTCTGTTCGGCTATGTGCAGAACATGTGCGACGGTACCAAGCTGTTCTTCAAGGAAATGTTTGCTCCTAAGGGCTCCAGCAAGTTCCTGTACTATCTGGGACCTGCAATTCCCTTTGCGATCGTCTTCCTTTCTCCCTGCGTCATTCCCTGGTTCGGCCCTCTGGCTTTCGAATGGGGTGGCAAGGCTGTGAACATCTCCGGTTCCATCCTGGATTCCGATGTAGGTATCCTGCTTCTCTTCGGTCTGTCCTCCCTGTCTGCCTACGGTGCAGTTCTTTCTGGTTGGGCATCCAAGTCTAAGTACAGCTACCTGGGTTCTCTCCGTACTTCCGCAATGACCGTGAGCTACGAAGTCTGCCAGGGCCTCTCCATGATGGGCCTCCTGGTTCTCGCAGGTTCTTTCAACCTGACCGACATCGTCAGCTGGCAGGAACACCACGTCTGGGGTATCGTTGCCCAGCCTGTGGCATTCTTCTGCTTCCTCATTGCAACTATCGCCGAAACCGGTCGTGCTCCCTTCGACGTTGCTGAAGGTGAACCTGAACTGGTTGCTGGTTACCATACTGAATATGGTGCTATGCAGTTCGGTATGTTCTACATGGGTGAATACGCTCATATCTGTATCGCTTCCTTCCTGGTGGCAACCCTCTTCCTGGGTGGCTACTCTGTACCGTTCGTTACCACTGAAACCATGCAGGCTCACATGGGCGGCACTCTCGCCGTTCTTTGCGGCGTGCTTGCTTTCCTGGCTCTTGCATTCCTCCACATGGTCCATCGCTACTCCAAGAAGCTCCGCGCTTCCAAGCAGTCCAACAAGATGGTCATCCTTCAGGAATACAAGCTGTACAACCTGGTGGGCGGCATCGCTGCTGTAGTGTTCGTCGCTGCAGCAATCTGCGCTTGGATGTTCTACACCCCGGAAATCGCTCACACTGCAAGTGGTGCAAACACCTTGGCTACCGCCCTTGGCACCGCAGTGATTCATCTGCTGGTACTCGTAGTCAAGAGCGTGATGTTCTGCTGGGTCTGGATTTGGGTCCGCTGGACTCTGCCCCGCTTCCGTTATGACCACGTCATGCACTTGGGCTGGAAGATCATTCTTAACATCGCTATCCTGAACCTCATTGTGACTGCAGTTGTTGCAAAGCTTGTGGGAGGTAGTAACTAA
- a CDS encoding NADH-quinone oxidoreductase subunit I, giving the protein MARIIKQKPMNWVERLYIFEAMRGLWTTLKHAARGFFRYEQLPTISYPEGQPEILPTYRAKHRLMLRPDGTPRCVACGMCAAACPAHCIFIEATQSDDPRIEKRVMRFDIDHLVCVFCGLCAEACPVDALRMDTKEIVFEHRTREEFVAHMADLINWDPKDYPDDAQSQMAPGGTKNAEARKVWGMEVKN; this is encoded by the coding sequence ATGGCTCGTATTATTAAACAGAAGCCCATGAACTGGGTGGAACGCCTCTACATTTTCGAGGCTATGCGTGGTCTTTGGACCACCCTCAAGCACGCTGCCCGCGGTTTCTTCCGCTATGAACAGCTGCCCACCATTTCCTATCCTGAAGGTCAGCCGGAAATTCTCCCGACTTACCGTGCAAAGCATCGCTTGATGCTGCGCCCCGATGGCACTCCTCGTTGCGTTGCCTGCGGTATGTGCGCTGCTGCTTGCCCTGCTCACTGTATCTTCATCGAAGCAACTCAGTCCGATGATCCCCGTATCGAAAAGCGCGTCATGCGTTTCGACATCGACCATCTGGTCTGCGTGTTCTGCGGTCTTTGCGCAGAAGCTTGCCCGGTAGATGCCCTCCGCATGGATACCAAGGAAATCGTATTTGAACACCGCACCCGTGAAGAATTCGTGGCTCACATGGCTGATCTCATTAACTGGGATCCCAAGGATTACCCCGATGACGCACAGAGCCAGATGGCTCCGGGCGGTACCAAGAACGCCGAGGCCCGCAAGGTCTGGGGAATGGAGGTTAAAAACTAA
- a CDS encoding NADH-quinone oxidoreductase subunit J, whose translation MLALIYFIVLGVIAIGSAICVLLAKHPLYGALSLILSMLSLAGIYGLLGSPFIGVVQIMVYAGAIVMLLTFVIMVLNAGKDNNTPRFDKVSLFVVPAVVVLCGLVGFVLVRAPLAFDATTIRGSVKFTSETLFNMAQNGPGYFILFEVLGLLLLSSMAAAVLMAKKRLGSEVSEKEEK comes from the coding sequence ATGCTCGCCCTGATTTATTTCATCGTACTTGGAGTTATCGCAATTGGTTCTGCCATCTGCGTGCTCCTGGCCAAGCACCCTCTGTATGGTGCTCTTTCCCTCATCCTTTCCATGCTTTCCCTCGCTGGCATTTACGGCCTGCTGGGTAGCCCTTTCATCGGTGTGGTCCAGATCATGGTTTATGCCGGTGCAATCGTCATGCTCCTGACCTTCGTGATCATGGTGCTGAACGCTGGCAAGGATAACAACACTCCCCGTTTCGACAAGGTTTCCCTGTTCGTCGTTCCCGCAGTTGTTGTTCTTTGCGGTCTGGTTGGCTTCGTCCTGGTTCGTGCTCCTCTCGCATTCGACGCTACGACTATCCGTGGCAGCGTGAAGTTCACTTCCGAGACCTTGTTCAACATGGCTCAGAACGGCCCCGGTTACTTCATCTTGTTTGAAGTTCTCGGTCTGTTGCTTCTGTCTTCTATGGCTGCTGCAGTTCTCATGGCTAAGAAGCGCCTGGGTTCTGAAGTGTCTGAAAAGGAGGAAAAATAA
- the nuoK gene encoding NADH-quinone oxidoreductase subunit NuoK — translation MELQAMYIQILALVIFTIGLTVAISRRNIFFVLMGVELALNAVNLSMVGFAKTLPAALSTAGQIVPLFTIAVAAAEACVGLALVILIFRNRESVDSDSFTNMKG, via the coding sequence ATGGAACTCCAAGCTATGTACATTCAGATTCTCGCCCTGGTGATTTTCACCATCGGCCTGACTGTCGCAATTTCCCGCCGCAATATCTTCTTCGTGCTGATGGGTGTTGAACTCGCCCTGAACGCAGTGAACCTGAGCATGGTTGGTTTTGCAAAGACTCTGCCCGCAGCCCTGAGTACTGCTGGTCAGATCGTCCCGCTGTTCACTATTGCAGTTGCCGCCGCAGAAGCTTGCGTTGGCCTCGCTCTGGTGATCCTGATTTTCCGTAACCGTGAAAGCGTTGACTCTGACTCTTTCACTAACATGAAGGGGTAA
- the nuoL gene encoding NADH-quinone oxidoreductase subunit L yields MTNLPLWFIPLFPLIGTILLGIIAVASSGSKKGPSEGLVGALAVLFPALAFASVVVLSLNMPEEGIRSVVCNWIDLAFLNVNVGFLFDNLSRIMLLFVTGIGSLIALYSIGYMHGDRGFARFFSYINLFLFSMIVLVLSDNLMLTFFGWEGVGLCSYLLIGFWNHDKDNCKAANKAFIVNRVGDIGFLVGMLILIFLGLNFAQSSSILNYDTLIAFLKNAIAGGQVVIIMPALTAAGICFFIGCTGKSAQIPLLTWLPDAMAGPTPVSALIHAATMVTSGVYLLARLSTMFAVLPSVLTIITVVGALTAFWAAVSGLFQNDIKKVLAYSTISQLGYMFMAAGVAAFDASIFHVFTHAFFKAALFLGAGAVIHALSGEQDMRKMGGLAKKVPVTAGVMLLAFAAIIGIPGFAGFWSKDLILEKLYMSGPMGPAFYAIGLLTAVITAVYMTRLIIMTFFGEYRGSKESEAHIHEAPACMLIPMVILAAGAVGTGYLWAESLGLTTFEHSLAPVVGEAQMAVAHSAAHVNPMMFAALGTLAALVGIAIAYVAFKKVPAATASTRPEGCKATWTFLFDIIHGWFIGLTNIIAWIVDNCVDKLVQFAQWLVASIALILGDGAAAFQVRKVRLQLALSIAGVAVLVLVVLLTGGMI; encoded by the coding sequence ATGACAAATTTACCGCTTTGGTTCATTCCGCTTTTCCCGCTGATCGGTACGATCCTGCTGGGCATCATTGCCGTAGCATCTTCCGGTAGCAAGAAGGGCCCTTCTGAAGGTCTGGTGGGTGCTCTCGCAGTACTGTTCCCCGCTCTTGCCTTCGCAAGCGTTGTGGTTCTCTCCCTGAACATGCCTGAAGAAGGCATCCGCAGCGTTGTTTGCAACTGGATCGACCTTGCATTCCTCAATGTGAATGTGGGCTTCCTGTTCGATAACCTGTCCCGCATTATGTTGCTGTTCGTAACTGGCATCGGCTCTCTGATTGCCCTTTACTCCATCGGCTACATGCACGGTGACCGCGGTTTCGCTCGCTTCTTCTCCTACATCAACTTGTTCCTCTTCAGCATGATCGTGCTGGTGTTGAGCGATAACCTGATGCTTACCTTCTTCGGTTGGGAAGGCGTGGGTCTCTGCTCCTACCTGCTGATTGGCTTCTGGAACCATGATAAGGATAACTGCAAGGCTGCTAACAAGGCTTTCATCGTCAACCGCGTTGGTGACATCGGCTTCCTCGTGGGTATGCTGATCCTCATCTTCCTGGGCCTGAACTTTGCGCAGTCCTCTTCCATTCTGAACTATGATACCCTGATTGCCTTCCTCAAGAACGCAATCGCTGGCGGCCAGGTCGTGATTATCATGCCGGCTCTCACCGCTGCTGGTATCTGCTTCTTCATTGGTTGCACTGGTAAGTCCGCTCAGATTCCTCTTCTCACTTGGTTGCCCGATGCAATGGCTGGTCCTACTCCGGTGTCTGCATTGATCCATGCTGCAACCATGGTGACCTCCGGCGTTTACCTGCTGGCTCGTCTTTCTACCATGTTCGCAGTTCTGCCCAGCGTTCTGACCATCATCACTGTTGTTGGTGCTCTGACTGCTTTCTGGGCTGCTGTTTCTGGTCTCTTCCAGAACGACATCAAGAAGGTGCTGGCTTACTCCACTATCTCTCAGCTGGGCTATATGTTCATGGCTGCAGGTGTGGCTGCCTTTGACGCTTCCATCTTCCACGTCTTTACCCATGCCTTCTTCAAGGCAGCTCTCTTCCTCGGTGCCGGTGCAGTGATTCATGCTCTGTCTGGCGAACAGGATATGCGCAAGATGGGTGGCCTGGCCAAGAAGGTTCCCGTTACCGCAGGCGTGATGCTTCTCGCTTTCGCTGCCATTATCGGTATCCCGGGCTTCGCAGGCTTCTGGTCCAAGGACCTGATTCTTGAAAAGCTGTACATGAGTGGTCCTATGGGTCCTGCATTCTATGCAATCGGCCTTCTCACCGCAGTGATTACCGCCGTTTATATGACTCGCCTGATTATCATGACCTTCTTCGGTGAATATCGCGGTTCCAAGGAAAGCGAAGCTCACATTCACGAAGCTCCGGCTTGCATGCTGATCCCCATGGTGATCCTGGCTGCTGGTGCCGTTGGTACTGGTTACCTCTGGGCTGAATCTCTGGGTCTCACCACCTTCGAACACTCTCTCGCTCCGGTTGTGGGCGAAGCTCAGATGGCTGTGGCTCACTCCGCCGCTCATGTGAACCCCATGATGTTTGCCGCTCTCGGTACTCTCGCCGCTCTGGTGGGTATCGCCATTGCTTACGTGGCATTCAAGAAGGTTCCCGCTGCTACTGCTAGCACCCGCCCGGAAGGCTGCAAGGCTACTTGGACCTTCCTCTTCGACATCATTCACGGCTGGTTCATTGGTCTTACCAATATCATCGCCTGGATCGTCGACAACTGTGTGGATAAACTGGTGCAGTTTGCTCAGTGGCTGGTTGCAAGCATCGCCCTGATTCTGGGTGATGGCGCAGCCGCCTTCCAGGTACGCAAGGTTCGCCTGCAGCTTGCTCTTAGCATCGCTGGTGTGGCAGTCCTTGTACTTGTTGTTCTTCTGACTGGAGGTATGATCTAA
- a CDS encoding NuoM family protein, whose translation MLLNLLVLAPFVAAILMVATSKEDPKSSSRMAFLFGIAFVVMSVALLVTGNQATDPVEWFKLPGAKGPVYYFLYNGSFGGWMVLLSTVLSLVALISARNTTCKNYRNFAIGIFALMGTMNGTFLAGDAVLFFFFFEAMVIPAAMLIAAFGGKEKAKAAMTFAIYTLVGSAPMMVALWYMLTIADNALPISLASAFHTMDPSLQMTIVVSFLLAFLVKTPIFPFHGWQAISYAEAPAPLSAILTGAMSKAGVFGMLYWVILVFPERTMDIATPMMILGLVTAVYGALMALRAKDAKKLLAFSSMGHLGLAVAGLFTITDTMFPAVLILLVAHGLSAGAQFFLMGIAERYTGTRELDKLGGLAAKTPVFGTLFGFVAVMALAVPGTAGFIGEFNVLVSLWLIGPVPALVAGLCIILSAAYMLRFVQKVIFGKAQSEYVEGPRMTALEGSSIGIMAILLLVFGMHPAFVTSNSYNLLSEETIEKMKAPTEVVKEEAPAEVEKVEAPAAEPAPEEGIEDVAQPMTEDDFKQLDENLKANGFSDEERASLIAQLKEMNAAEGGNN comes from the coding sequence ATGCTTCTGAATCTCCTCGTCTTGGCCCCGTTCGTTGCAGCTATCCTCATGGTTGCAACTTCCAAGGAAGATCCTAAGTCTTCCTCTCGCATGGCCTTCCTCTTTGGCATCGCTTTCGTAGTGATGTCTGTCGCTCTTCTCGTCACTGGCAACCAGGCCACCGATCCTGTGGAATGGTTCAAGCTCCCTGGCGCAAAGGGCCCTGTCTACTACTTCCTCTATAACGGCAGCTTTGGCGGCTGGATGGTGCTCCTCTCCACGGTGCTCTCTCTGGTTGCTCTGATTTCTGCTCGCAACACTACTTGCAAGAACTACCGCAACTTCGCCATCGGCATCTTCGCCTTGATGGGCACAATGAACGGTACCTTCCTTGCTGGTGACGCTGTTCTCTTCTTCTTCTTCTTCGAAGCAATGGTGATTCCCGCTGCAATGCTTATCGCTGCATTCGGCGGCAAGGAAAAGGCCAAGGCTGCTATGACATTTGCCATCTACACTCTCGTGGGTTCCGCTCCCATGATGGTTGCTCTGTGGTACATGCTCACTATCGCTGATAACGCCCTGCCCATTTCCCTGGCTAGCGCTTTCCACACCATGGATCCTTCTCTCCAGATGACCATCGTGGTAAGCTTCCTCCTCGCTTTCCTGGTGAAGACTCCGATTTTCCCGTTCCACGGCTGGCAGGCAATCTCCTATGCTGAAGCTCCCGCTCCTCTCTCTGCAATCCTTACCGGTGCAATGAGTAAGGCTGGCGTGTTCGGCATGCTTTACTGGGTGATCCTGGTCTTCCCGGAACGCACTATGGACATCGCAACCCCCATGATGATTCTCGGTCTCGTGACTGCCGTCTATGGCGCTCTCATGGCTCTCCGCGCTAAGGATGCCAAGAAGCTCCTGGCCTTCAGCTCCATGGGTCACCTTGGTCTTGCTGTTGCAGGTCTTTTCACCATTACCGATACCATGTTCCCCGCAGTGCTGATCCTCCTGGTTGCTCACGGTCTTTCCGCTGGCGCCCAGTTCTTCCTGATGGGTATTGCAGAACGTTACACCGGTACTCGCGAACTGGACAAGCTGGGCGGCCTGGCCGCTAAGACTCCTGTGTTTGGCACCCTGTTCGGCTTTGTGGCTGTCATGGCCCTGGCTGTTCCCGGTACCGCAGGCTTCATCGGTGAATTCAACGTTCTCGTTTCCCTGTGGCTCATCGGTCCCGTACCTGCTCTCGTTGCAGGTCTCTGCATCATCCTTTCCGCAGCTTACATGCTCCGCTTTGTCCAGAAGGTCATCTTCGGCAAGGCTCAGAGCGAATACGTTGAAGGTCCTCGCATGACTGCCCTGGAAGGTTCTTCCATCGGTATCATGGCAATCCTTCTCCTGGTCTTTGGTATGCATCCCGCATTCGTGACCTCCAACTCCTACAACCTCCTCTCTGAAGAGACCATCGAAAAGATGAAGGCTCCCACTGAAGTGGTGAAGGAAGAAGCTCCCGCTGAAGTGGAGAAGGTAGAGGCTCCCGCAGCAGAACCCGCTCCGGAAGAAGGTATCGAAGACGTGGCTCAGCCCATGACTGAAGATGACTTCAAGCAGCTGGATGAAAACCTGAAGGCAAACGGCTTTAGCGATGAAGAACGCGCTTCCCTGATCGCTCAGCTGAAAGAAATGAATGCTGCTGAAGGAGGTAACAACTAA